The following is a genomic window from Coffea eugenioides isolate CCC68of unplaced genomic scaffold, Ceug_1.0 ScVebR1_2616;HRSCAF=3676, whole genome shotgun sequence.
TTGGAGACGTAGTCACATTCGACACaacctacaaaacaaataaagaataccGGCCACTTGGAGTATTTGTGGGTTTTAACCAGCATAGGCAAATTGTGATATTCGGTGCTGCCCTTATGTATGATGAGACGATAGATTCTTTCAAATGGGTGTTTGGTACATTTTTAGAAGCAATGTGCGGAAAACATCCAAGTACCATACTAACCGACCAAGATCACGCCATGGCAGCCGCTCTTTCAATTGTCATGCCTGAAACATTTCACGGTCTATGTACGTTTCACATAAGGCGTAATTTTATGAAACATCTTGGCAATCACTACAAGGAAAATAGTGATCTTCCATACATGTTTGGTGCCTGCATGTATGAGTTTGAAGAAGTGGAACAATTCAATAGGGTGTGGGAGGCGATGGTGAAGAAACACAatcttgaaaataatgaatggcTCTCGGGGTTGTACAAAATTCGTGATAAATGGGCAAGGTGCAtgatgaaagaaagatggaCCGCGGGAATGCGAAGCACCCAACTCAGCGAAAGCCTAAATGCAGCaattaaaaatcatttgaaactggATCATGACCTTGTGCAGTTCTTTAGACATTTCAATCGGGTGGTTGATGAAAAGAGACATAATGAACTGATCGCAGAATATGAAATGAGGCAAAAGCTCCCCATGGTAGGGTTAAGGCAAACACCTATGCTTGTGCATGCATCAGAGACGTATTCACCAACCGTATTTGTTGCATTCCAAAATGAATATGGCGAGTCAACAGCTATGGTTATATTGAGACAACAAGATGCAGCAATGTTTGTGGAGTTTGCGGTCATGAGGTATGATGGAGGACCTGAAAGAACAGTAGTATTCAATCGGAATGATCTAAGTGTACGTTGCAATTGCAAAAAATACGAGAATGAAGGCATTTTATGTGGGCACGCGTTGAAGGTGTTTGATACCGTGGGCATAAAAATAATTCCTCCTGAATACATTAAGAGGCGATGGACAAAAAGAGCTCGGGCTGGAGACTGTTTTGATCGGCGAGGACAGGAAGTTGTGGCTGATCCTAAAGTCATGATTTCAACTCGTTATCGGGAGCTCGCTCCGGCCATGATTAAGGTCGCAACTCGAGCAGCAATGTCGGAGGACACCAGCAAAGTAGCAATCACTGTCATATCCGATTTGTCAAAGAGAGTTGAGCTCCTCCTCTCAGAAAGCGAAGAGCAACCtttgcaaaatcaaaaaaatttgaatatgGAGGAAcgagataaaattgaaattgtaaATGAAATGGGGGAGGCAGTAGTCGCAAGAGGCATTAAAAAACGAGGCGGTGGGAAGAAAAGTAGAGTGATGCGAAGTTGGGTCGATAAATTTGACagagtaaaaagaaaatctagatTATCAAGGACTACACAGACTACggtatggatcaaattttggtaCATGGGGAACATTTATGCTAAAACTAAGTTATTGTTATACTATTAACTAAAGTTTAGGTAACATTCATTATGAAATAATATTATTGCCGTGTCAATACTGTAGGTCTCAGAATCGGAGCCGACATCGATTTCATTTGAAGAATACATGTTTATGGGATGCCGTTCATCTACTGACTCTGTTTCGGTTAGTATAAAATGGACATGACTCTTGcttttatttggatgtttctaacAGCATAAATAGTTACATTGATGTTACATTGTGTGATAATGTTGTTACGGCCGTCATCCCTCCTGATATACGTATTTTGTTTGTCTCATACAATGATTTTGCCCATACGAAACTTGTAGACGCATTCAATGAGTCAGACAGTGAATGGCCCTCCAAATGCTGTTGCTCCCGATATCGATGAAAGTCAAACGGTATGCTTACATTTAGTTGTTAAAATAAAACCTTCTTGTTCATGTAGTAGAGctacctttttttctttaattgtaacGGTGAGCTCCCGAAGGCTGTCAAATCATGCAAATTATGTAGTTAACGTATGCTCGCTTTAATAAcgtattattttttattatttcaaggTCCACCGTTTGGCTAATCAGGGGCCTCCTGCAAGTGTCCCTACAGAATGGATGCATCCcagattttctattttttccaaGCATAACTCCGTCAGAGATGTTTTAATGGTCTGATATATCATTTTTGTTATAATGTCTAGTCCAATTTAACTTTATAAGTGAGTAATATAGGCACTGGTAATGATTTGTTGACAGTCGATTACTTATACTATATAATGTAGGAGGAGCGTGGGGCAATTTCAACACACTGTGATGTTGATGCATATCATGTATTTGCACCATCACCTCAGGTGACAAATTTTTATCGTTACAGCACATATTTATGTAATGTTATTAATTGGAGACTTGGACATCGTATATCATTAATCGTatgttttattaataatatttgcTGATTTGCCATCGTTACACATTTCAGGAAAGAAATAACACACAGGGATTGCAACTACGCGTTGACGTCGCCTCCCCCCAAAATGAGGTTGATGAATGATGTGTAACTATACATTTTGAACGAGACATTAAGTGGTTATCCCAACTTGAGAATGCTGCATATGTACGTTACAAGCAGTTAATAAGCTATTACAACTTATTGACGAGGTTATACAGGCACCATTGATGTTTCACTCTTTTCAAATTTAGACAAGTGGATTACAATTGTAATCGCATCTAGTGTTAGTAGTCATCAATAGTTTGTATTGGGTTGTataaaattgttagaaaattaTAAAGTTGGTAGAAAATTGAAGTAACAATTTTACAATAGAATTGAACGTGTTTTTTGTGATCGGATATTTTTCACTAAAACGACCATAACAGTTGAATGGTTATCGTGATATGTATACCGTTCTACTACATTCAATTGCATACCTTAATAACATATTTATTGGCATAGATCGCACCGCCAAAGGTACGATATATAGGATAACACAATCTAAAGTCTAAATTGTCTTGATTTTATTATGATGATAAATTCGAATTATTATTGGGCTATTTTTATAAAACATTATCATTTAGGCCATTTGTTTTGCATCGCTTGACGAATTTAGTGCACCATTGACATGATATATCACAGGCACATCAATTGGTATTACAAGTTTTTAGGTTAATTAAATTATGGTCAAGCCAGGTCACGACCACATTTTGGTAATAGGTGCGCATAAGAAAATGATTCCTTGGAGAACTAATTTGTAACGTTAAAATGAAGTTTTACAATGCAACAAAAAGGAAGAACGAACAGTACACAATGGGTTACAACCAGTTAGGGATCTGTTACTGTTACGTTACAACTAGTTACGACTGTTTAACAGGCATGATTAATATCCAAATATGGTAAGCAATTTGTTTGAGTAGAGATTATAATGAGTATAGTTTTACCGCTACCCTAACAAACATTGAACTACATCCCTTGTTATCAGTTGTATCCCATACAACACTTGGGAACGCCGTCATGCATTAGACAATGGGGTATGTACCTTTGAAAGTCATCGTCGCTTGATTCAGTAAAGTCAGATAGGTCCGGATCAGATATAAGCATGGGATCTGCTAAAATGTGCTGAACATCAAATTGTTTTCCAATACCATGTCTTTTTGCGGCTTGGATCTCGTGAAACCTGTGAAGCCTACGCTCCATCTGCATAATTTCTCGCTGTAGTCTATGTAATACGCTTGCATCATTGGCTTGTGGTCCTATAACAAGATCCGCCGACCTTGTTCTCGGGACGCGGAGGCTATGCCAGCGACAAAGTACCTCTAATTCCATTCTTCGCTCACGAACAGGCTCCCATATGGGTTTATGGTCCATAACGGAATAGCCAGACGGTAGATGATTATTGAcggtatttttaaaaatgtgacCTAAATTTCCCAGAGAGTTGTTGGTGTTAAGCGGAGCATTCTTGAACTCGCGTTTGGTACCATATAAAATCCTCCCGTCTGGTGTTTCGTACTTGCTGATGGCATTTGTTGGACCCAACGATACTTTCCGTCTTTTTTGCCGAACATTTGATGGTGAGCTTGTATGAGATCCTTCGTTTGTGGATTGCATGACTATGCTGATATCTACTGCTTTTTGGTTGGATGAAAGAAAGGATCTACTGATAAAGAAAAAGGTGGGAGAAAAAAAGAGGTAGAAATTTTTAACGGAGCACCTGTTTCAGACCATGCATAGTAAATGGTTTCTTCTGGCAACTTGACCAACTGCTTGCTGTGTCATTTCATGCTGTTCTCCACAGGATAGTACTCCTGGGTGAGTTGGTGAAGCCATGGAAACCACTTATTAACGAGAGAATAGACTCAACGTTTGGTCAAATGTATAGTGTGTGGATGGAATAATGGTTCAATTCGATTGGATCATGACCTGTACTCCAACAACAATTGGGTCGTGAATACCCAGTTATACATCAGTCACCTTACCTTTCAAGTGTAACAAGAAGTTGCAACCAGCATATGTACGTTACAAGAAATTAATAAGCTGTTACCGCTTATTGATGTGCTTGTACAGGCACCTTGTCATTTGCTTGTATGTTAAAACTTAGACAATTTGTTTATAATTGTATTAATGATAAGTATTACAGATAGTTGGGGAAGCACTTCAATAGGTAGTACTCCTTCAGTACAGAAATGAACTTACAATTGGCGGCTCGGCTTGGTTCCACGTGACCACATAATAAGTAACAGTTTCACAGAAGAACATGATACTTCGTTGGGACAAGTAATTTGAAAGTATGGTAACTAAtatttaaaatgcaacaaatttTGATTACGCCATGTACCATTTTGAGTTACAACTAGTTATATATATGTTATAATTCATTACaactaatgaatttgcaatCGGCAGTTTTTCGTCTTATCTagttaaaactagtgatattacAACTAGAAATTTTCTGATATTACAACTAGTGATACTACAACTAGTTAATATCTGATgaacctttcctcttctcttgtttgtgCAATTGCACTCGGCACAAACAACAAGTCCTCCCCCCAACACATAAAATTTCATTAGACACTTTAGTAAGTGTCTAATGAGAACATAAAGATGATCGATTCGAACCCCAAAACAATTGATGTAGCGAGGCCTTCTCGAACATCTCATTAAATTAGCGAGATCTTCTCGAACATCATACAACCTACTGGCTGCTATTTGGCAGCCAAGAACTTGATTTTTGTGTGAACCCTCTATTGATGACACTGCAATTGAAGTTAGAGGCGGGTTGAAGaatactaataataaattttgtATTACAATTACACGTTGTCGAACGGGAGTTACACCATGTGCAAACAGAGTTATGGAGTATACAAAATGCACACACCTTCAGCAACGATTGCACTTGGAACCTTTCCTGTGTATGTAGGCAAATTTTGCATTACTGCCCCAAATCCATGAAATAGGCATGCCAGGAAGTAGGTGACGGGATTGAAATCTATAGAGTAACATCCTTTCTTGGGAATCATGTCCATTTGATTTCACACCTACTTTGAGTACAAGGCGTACAGGAGATAGTATCGAGACGTTTGATGAGTGTTACGGCGAGTTACTAAACAGTTACAGAAAATTGCAGCTTTTATCATGAAAGGAACTTAACAAAAACTCAGCAGGTCATGTGCGTTGGTTGAGGGTTCCGACCTTCCGTATACCGTTTATATGTGTATAAAGTTTTTTCATGCAGTATTTGTTAAAAACAAGAATTTTTTCATGCTTTATGCCTTACCTGTACATTATTTCATCACACACTTTATCATCTTGACCccatatttaatatttgatgCACAAGTACTTTACGTGGCTTTACACCTTGTTCAAAGAAGTCTTTGTTTTGAGCAAGTGTGGTAGTTACTGACAATAAATGGATACAGATAATAAAACCTTCAAACTTTAATGCCTGTGGTCGGTATTACAAGTTCTTAGCATATAGTTACGTTTTGTTTTTATAAAAATACTTGTACAAGGGAGGTTATTAATGACAATAAATGGTGTCTTTGGTCCATATAATAGGGAGATTTGGAAGGGCAGCGTCCTTCCCACCAAGTTTGGACTTCAAAGATGCATCTTAATGCTTTGAAAATgtaactaattttttttcattgtcCATACTCTTCATCGTACCATAATCTAAATGGCATTGGTGCCATGGGTTTTCATTGTCCATACTCTTCATAGTGCCCGTATTACAAGTAGTTGGCATAGAGTTACgaaaaatatacataaatatacatgTTCGGCTAATGTTATTACTGACAACTGCAACTCGAAGAACGCAAAATATATGACTTAAAATCACATTTTATGGCCACAACCGATAAATAAACAGTATGTTACAAAAAGACGCACATTTCGTCGCTAATATGGCCAGGTCGAAAAACTACTATTTCAAAAACATCCTTTGCTACTATAAAAAAGAGTCCTGAATTTACATCCTTAACTATGATGATCTTGCAACCTTTTACTGTTTACTCCCAACCGTGGCGACAATAGTGTCCTGAAACTTTGTATTATGCTCCGAACTACAAAGCCGCGCGGTGTACATAATTCGATATTTCGCAACATTTTCCTGCACAATTTCACCTCTTGTATTAGTAAACCCGGGGATTGAGGTATTTATTACCCGTTTTATTGCCACAAGTAGAAAAACAGATAGTTATAGAATATGATCACACCTCAGTAATTCGCACAGCCAATCTTCCACTCCAGTGTTCAAGAAAGGTCATCGTGAAAACTCCACTATCGAACCTGTACAGATCAACATATTGTGACTCAAAAATATGGACAATATACTAAAGTGATTGTGATAAAAATTAATGAACAACTCCTATAAACACTCATACCAAGCGCTTTAGAACTGTAATATCTTTGCTCTTTGCTTGTTGTGGGTCAGGATCTAGCAGATGCACTATGCGTTGTGAGACATGAAAGGAGTACACAAACCAGCAGCTGTCTACGAGGACAGGAACAAGAATCTGcagcataaaaaaaaatttcatcagCACGAGCATAATAGAGTAGTTTACCAATAACTTGCCAATATATAGCATGTCTCATCAATAGTTACGATAAGGTTATATCCATACCAACTGACACTTAGATGGATCAGCCGCTTTATCAGGCCCGCGGATCGTGAACAACTTCATAAGCTTAGTAGTTAGGATGTCATCGGGTTGTGTTTCGAATTTTCGAAGATTCAAAATGCCATCCTGTTAGCAATCAGTACAAGGGGATATAGATGTTTAGGGTGAATTTCACTGACTCGGGTAATAGATTGGTACATGCATTTGTGCAAAACTTTGATAATATTTTATTGAATGGTAGTCATTATCTAACAACAATTTTAATACTTACAACTGCTATAGGCTCGACAATATAGCGCTTGACTCTACTGGTTGTACTAGCCTCCCCACCCCAGTTTATATGCCTGGCAAATATGTCCATGACCTGCGTACAGTTACAGCCAAGTAACAGAATGGGTTTAGTTACTGCCATTTGGAAAACGTATCGCTTTACCTTACCAAACCAACACAATGTATTATTTCTCGGGCTGAAAAAATATGCCTAACCCGAGTCGAGACATGCATGCCATCACAAAGAGTCCTAAGGTCATCTCGTGTTAGAGAAAGTTGGAACATCTGAATGAGTGTCTCCCTGTCATTAAGTCAGACAAAGAGTTACTTTTAAAATTGGCAGTTGTTAGCAACCATGTTCTACAAAAAAGTAAATGCTTTATCATAAAGTTACATTCAACTTCAGCCAACAAATACTAGCGCTAATAAACCATGCATTCCCTAATATTCATCAATTTTACTACCTTATGCTAGTTCTTCATTACAAAAAGGATGTTCAAGAAACGTAACTCGAGAGAAATGTTACAATCTTATGGTTATAATTGATACCATTTTAGCCTAAATTGAATTACAATTCGAAGAGCATAAAAATGCATGAATTGATTACGAATGGACAGGAGGGATGCATTTAACAAATAGTGACACCAATAAATCCTTAAGTGCCTGTATTATAACCTCATAATCGTATGATAAATATATAGGAATCTTACTTGGGATTCTTATGTACCTCCCACGCGAATGCAGCAATCCTTTTGTCGTAAATGCTGATTGTCAAATGCGAAGGCAGGACGTACTCGGCTGACCGGAGCATGCTGCTTTTCTTCGTTACCCGAGCTGGCCTGTGCTCATTCTCATCTTCAACAACTGCTGCAGATATCAATACATCAGAAAATCAAAATGTTATGTAGTTCACACTGACAGAATAATGATTAGGGGTCAATATCAGAAACCTAccttgaggtttcttctaatcacacctAGCACCCCTCATGTTTTCGAAATCACACTTAGTACCCCTGGAATGACAACTTTGGTATCACTGTCAACCCCTCAATATTTTTGTTCCACTTTTACCCTCCTTGTGAACTCTATTTATGTAGCGTTAATTTCGGAagcctcccttgaggttttctCTAAATTATGTAAAACTATTCTGTAAttatgtaatattttttgtagaaagtgtaactctaattgaactaTTTATAAAACTTGTTAACACAAATACGATTATTACATATTGGACCCATATGTATACTAACAACTTATCACACTTCTATTGTAATGGTGTACAAGAAGTTtacataaaattataaaatattcaacAAATGTTACACTATTTAGGGATGGTTGATCTAACAACTGTTCCTATCCCACTCTCTAATATTAAATAGTCATGGAGTTTCCAGTGACGTTAACTTTTGGCAATGGACATAGTGCCATTGCTAAAATTGCAATTCCTAAGTGAATAAAACACAATCTAAAAGTAATTCAAAGATGATGGAAATTCATGAGTATATAGTATCAGCAAGCCATTTCTACTTGACAATAGGGTATCGCAATATTAATAACTTACAAACTCCATTCAACTAGGATGCATAAAAAGCTATTTATACTACCTCATTTTCACAAAAATGAAAGAGCAAGTTTATTTACAACTACAACCACATATTGAAACTATTGCTGCCATTTTGACAATCCatattcacatttttttttcttcattcagatcaatgtaacattttttaaacaatGTATAACTCtatgtgaattatttgtaaaacttaataACAGAAACGCAATCTGTTATAAAGATGTACAAGAAGCTtatataaaattacaaaatgttCAAAACATGTTACACTGTTCAGGCACGATATTGTAGTGTTACTAAAGTTGAAGGGATGTGAGTTACATAAATAGAGTTCACAAGGAGGGTAAAAGTGGAACAAAAATATTGAGGGGTTGACAATGATACCAAAGTTGTCATTCcaggggtgctaagtgtgatttcaAAAACATGAGAGGTGCTaggtgtgattagaagaaagctcaagggaggtttctgatattaaccctAATGATTAGGTATACAGcttatacaaaaatttaatggGGCAGCACATTGCAATAACGTTTAACCGATCAGCTAAGAATTCTTCAATTCATATGCAAAACTCAAATGTAACTATTAATTCAGACTAAATACTATCAAGGTTTCTATCTTATGAACACAacataataaatttaatttgtgAGTACTTGTACATCAAATTCAAGACACTGTTTttttgttcactaacctttCCTTTTGCGACTATAAGACCGCAACCTTCTCGGTGTGTGTGGCAGATCCAAAGGATGCTCAATTCGAAAGGGACCTGTTGAGTCATCTTGGATGATTGTTGGGGTATCATTTGACTTGTACACACTGTCTGAAATGTCCTTCCCATCACTTGTGTTGCCAACATTTTCTGCCTCCTTCCCATCAGTGGTTCTCCCACTTTGCTCTTTTCCAACTGTCTTCTGCCCTATCGAATGTCGATTTGTTGGTTCAGTCTCATCTATTGCTCTGGTTGAGGTCCCAATGTCATCATCATTACCGCCTGCATCTTGTTCTTTTTCACTATCACCGTCATCGTCAGCATTGGAGTCCTTTCCTGCTTCTGCGGATTGATATTCCGAATGATCTTCACTGTCCATATCAAGATGTATTTGCTCTGAATCAGACATCCTCTGTTTTTGCTTTTCGTTTGAAACGACCTCTGTTGTTGCTGTTTTGGCCCTAGGATGAGAACACAGCAATTCTGCAATATTTAATATCCTTTTTTGGCAACTCACTGTCATACTGTACACTTCTGAAAGCTCAACCTGCTTATACATTAACAAACCACAATGAATAGCCCGTTTCGACTTAATCTGAACAGATGAATTCATCATATTATGCATTGATCTGTATTACTTCCTCATGGACCTCATGAAATCTGCCTGTTCGCTTTCAGGTGGTgaaatatttttcaagaaaagttacATGAAAATGAC
Proteins encoded in this region:
- the LOC113757019 gene encoding protein FAR1-RELATED SEQUENCE 5-like; protein product: MDCSKLVENRTPELGMEFNSEEDAYKFYNKYAFKMGFSVRKDYLNKDKDGVTTSRRYSCCKEGVKRKYECDVMPKRTRAPTKTGCGAKMVIVLFRGTMKYRVHDLVLEHNHELHIAQCAHMMPSQRKVSVAQGFQAEISEDAGLSLKQSHELMGTEAGGMGNVGYTRDDLKRYLRTRRERSLKYGEAGSMLNYFQEQTLENPSFFHAVQLDCEEQITNIFWADAGMLIDYNFFGDVVTFDTTYKTNKEYRPLGVFVGFNQHRQIVIFGAALMYDETIDSFKWVFGTFLEAMCGKHPSTILTDQDHAMAAALSIVMPETFHGLCTFHIRRNFMKHLGNHYKENSDLPYMFGACMYEFEEVEQFNRVWEAMVKKHNLENNEWLSGLYKIRDKWARCMMKERWTAGMRSTQLSESLNAAIKNHLKLDHDLVQFFRHFNRVVDEKRHNELIAEYEMRQKLPMVGLRQTPMLVHASETYSPTVFVAFQNEYGESTAMVILRQQDAAMFVEFAVMRYDGGPERTVVFNRNDLSVRCNCKKYENEGILCGHALKVFDTVGIKIIPPEYIKRRWTKRARAGDCFDRRGQEVVADPKVMISTRYRELAPAMIKVATRAAMSEDTSKVAITVISDLSKRVELLLSESEEQPLQNQKNLNMEERDKIEIVNEMGEAVVARGIKKRGGGKKSRVMRSWVDKFDRVKRKSRLSRTTQTTVSESEPTSISFEEYMFMGCRSSTDSVSTHSMSQTVNGPPNAVAPDIDESQTVHRLANQGPPASVPTEWMHPRFSIFSKHNSVRDVLMEERGAISTHCDVDAYHVFAPSPQERNNTQGLQLRVDVASPQNEVDE